The following are encoded in a window of Candida dubliniensis CD36 chromosome 4, complete sequence genomic DNA:
- a CDS encoding ribosome-associated chaperone, putative (Similar to S. cerevisiae ZUO1), translating to MSIVLPSGTTDGFKAVSKYSAPVRRPIEPVGRYFLAHASRTLRGHTWSEFEKLEAEKNVKQIEVNEDEDLGDEEQSEELLEHDPREWKTANLYAVLGLSHLRSKATEDQIRRAHRKQVLKHHPDKKSASGGLENDGFFKIIQKAFEVMLDPVKRRQYDSIDVENDPKPPAPKSKYDFFEAWGPVFESEARFSTKQPVPLLGNLESTKEEVDAFYSFWGRFDSWKTFEFKDEDVPDDTANRDHKRYIERKNIANRKKLKQEDNKRIIELVERAHAEDPRIKLFKEKAKKEKAAKKWEKESGSRKAAEEAAAKKAAEEAAAKKAAEEAAALKANSKKAKEAAKAAKKKNKRNIRAAVKENDYFGDAAKSADIDADVDLLIEKFDDVKLGEVANKVKDADAASVKSTFAEVAKELVGAGSLDASYLKYFN from the coding sequence ATGTCTATTGTATTACCATCAGGAACTACTGACGGATTCAAAGCCGTCTCGAAATACTCTGCGCCAGTGCGTCGTCCAATTGAACCAGTTGGTCGTTACTTCTTAGCTCACGCTTCAAGAACTTTGCGTGGACACACTTGGtcagaatttgaaaaattggaggCTGAAAAGAACgttaaacaaattgaagtcaatgaagatgaagatttgGGTGATGAAGAACAAAGTGAAGAGTTATTAGAACACGATCCAAGAGAATGGAAGACTGCCAATTTATATGCTGTTTTAGGTTTATCTCATTTGAGAAGTAAAGCAACTGAAGATCAAATCAGAAGAGCTCATAGAAAACAAGTTTTGAAACATCATCCAGATAAGAAATCCGCTAGTGGTGGATTAGAAAACGAtggatttttcaaaatcattcaaaaaGCTTTTGAAGTTATGTTAGACCCAGTTAAAAGAAGACAATACGATTctattgatgttgaaaatgatCCAAAACCACCTGCTCCAAAATCCAAATACGACTTCTTTGAAGCTTGGGGTCCAGTATTTGAAAGTGAAGCAAGATTTTCTACTAAACAACCAGTTCCATTATTGGGCAACTTAGAAAGCACCAAAGAAGAAGTCGATGCTTTCTACAGCTTTTGGGGAAGATTCGATTCTTGGAAGacttttgaattcaaagatgaagatgtcCCAGATGACACTGCCAACAGAGATCACAAACGTTATATTGAACGTAAGAATATTGCTaatagaaagaaattgaagcAAGAAGACAACAAgagaattattgaattggtCGAAAGAGCTCATGCTGAAGATCCaagaattaaattgtttaaagaaaaagccaaaaaggaaaaggcAGCTAAGAAATGGGAAAAAGAATCCGGATCAAGAAAAGCCGCTGAAGAAGCTGCTGCTAAAAAGGCTGCCGAAGAAGCTGCTGCTAAGAAAGCTGCCGAAGAAGCTGCTGCTTTGAAAGCCAACTCTAAAAAAGCCAAAGAAGCTGCTAAAGCtgctaaaaagaaaaacaaaagaaacatCAGAGCTGCtgttaaagaaaatgattaCTTTGGTGACGCAGCTAAGTCTGCCGACATTGATGCCGATGTTGATTtgttaattgaaaaattcgACGATGTTAAATTAGGTGAAGTTGCCAATAAAGTTAAAGACGCTGATGCTGCTTCAGTGAAATCTACTTTTGCTGAAGTAGCAAAGGAATTGGTTGGTGCAGGCTCCTTAGATGCTTCctatttgaaatattttaattag
- a CDS encoding cell-wall-associated glycosidase, putative (In S. cerevisiae: cell wall protein that functions in the transfer of chitin to beta(1-6)glucan, putative chitin transglycosidase;~Similar to S. cerevisiae CRH1), which produces MKFTTLATIATTLLFAANTNADTCNPLKSSNCSPNPALGSSFLEKFDNDLGPHFESLKKQGTIDTGSNGLSLTMKKRFDNPSFKSNFYIMFGRVEVVLKGAEGKGIVSSFYLQSDDLDEIDIEMFGGDPYQWQSNYFIKGNTATYDRGGYHDIANPLKDYHTYVIDWTQDAVTWSVDGNVIRTIPKDNAQGFPQSPMAIYAGIWAGGDPSNQPGTIDWAGGITDYSQAPFTMGIKSVLVADYSSGKQYSYSDQSGSWKSIKADGGEVNGRYDQAQDDIKKLENGQSVDSNDSSSSSSSSSDSSSTSSSSSTSSSASSSSSSSSSYSSSSSSTTSTSSSSSSEKSNSVPSASVIVFINTEGGDKTTITSSSGVSVPASATVSTAAGTTSGSSNSAPATTASSTASTVFISTGGAAPSSSASETPSVSTTENNGAVSVARTTSLFGFIALIGFLFV; this is translated from the coding sequence atgaaattcaCTACACTCGCTACTATAGCAActacattattatttgctgCTAATACAAATGCCGACACATGTAACCCATTGAAATCAAGCAATTGTTCTCCAAATCCTGCTTTGGGATCAtcatttttggaaaaatttgaCAATGACTTGGGCCCTCATTTCGAAagtttaaaaaaacaaggTACTATTGACACTGGCTCTAATGGTTTATCCTTGACtatgaaaaaaagatttgataATCCTTCCTTTAAATCGAATTTCTACATTATGTTTGGTCGTGTCGAAGTTGTTTTAAAAGGTGCAGAAGGTAAAGGTATAGTGTCGTCTTTTTACTTGCAATCAGACGATTTAGACGAAATAGATATTGAAATGTTTGGTGGTGACCCATATCAATGGCAATCGaattattttatcaaaGGTAATACTGCTACTTACGATCGTGGTGGGTATCATGATATTGCCAACCCATTGAAAGACTATCACACTTATGTAATTGATTGGACTCAAGATGCAGTTACTTGGTCGGTTGACGGTAATGTTATCAGAACCATTCCAAAAGATAATGCACAAGGTTTCCCACAATCACCAATGGCCATTTATGCTGGTATCTGGGCTGGTGGCGATCCTTCTAATCAACCAGGTACCATTGACTGGGCTGGTGGAATCACTGATTACTCACAAGCTCCATTTACTATGGGTATTAAGTCTGTTTTGGTTGCTGATTATTCGTCAGGTAAGCAATACAGTTATTCTGATCAATCAGGTTCTTGGAAATCCATCAAAGCCGATGGTGGTGAAGTTAACGGAAGATACGACCAAGCACAAGACGATATtaagaaattagaaaatggACAATCTGTGGACTCTAACGATAGCTCATCGAGTTCATCGAGTTCCTCAGATTCATCAAGCACATCCTCATCATCTAGCACATCATCATCCGCTTCTTCATCCAGCTCATCTTCATCCTCATACTCATCCTCATCCTCATCCACCACCTCCACCTCCAGCTCTTCTTCAAGTGAAAAGTCTAATTCTGTTCCAAGTGCTTCTGTGATTGTATTCATTAATACTGAAGGAGGTGATAAGACTACCATTACCAGTTCTTCCGGAGTTTCTGTTCCTGCATCTGCAACTGTTTCTACTGCAGCTGGTACTACTAGTGGATCTTCAAACTCAGCtccagcaacaacagcttCAAGTACTGCCTCCACTGTATTTATTTCAACTGGCGGAGCTGCTCCATCTTCCTCTGCTTCAGAAACACCCTCTGTTCTGACCACTGAAAATAATGGGGCAGTTAGTGTTGCTAGAACTACCTCTCTTTTCGGGTTTATTGCATTGATTGGTTTcttatttgtttaa
- a CDS encoding subunit of the ubiquinol-cytochrome c reductase complex, putative (Similar to S. cerevisiae QCR9;~spliced gene) has product MLTVLGRLLERNSIYVATIFGGAFAFQGFFDVAVNKWWDEHNKAKLWKNVKGKFLEADEEDDE; this is encoded by the exons ATGTTG ACAGTCCTCGGTCGTTTACTTGAAAGAAACTCAATTTACGTTGCTACTATCTTTGGTGGTGCCTTTGCCTTCCAAGGATTTTTTGATGTTGCTGTGAACAAATGGTGGGATGAACACAACAAAGCTAAGTTATGGAAAAATGTCAAAGGGAAATTCCTTGAAGccgatgaagaagatgacgaataa
- a CDS encoding protein phosphatase regulatory subunit, putative (Similar to S. cerevisiae GLC8;~In S. cerevisiae: involved in glycogen metabolism and chromosome segregation) → MSDTSPKGILRNKPEGYVEETQFPDKLDRKEVIKNTRLNAQLASESSKGDEIRAKIAEKKKEQGLHSAELPEHLKWDEINLYKNEQEKSATMKIDEPKTPYEGGFNPEGEYYREDDDNEGNGNGEVDDIPAFELGEGEFDKLPHETSGSLHGSRVIKDTNHQEKEQDEEDDSGEKELTAEEKHRRFEEMRKQHYHMKGLPLRQKIEIPDEDDEE, encoded by the coding sequence CCAGAAGGTTATGTTGAGGAGACACAATTCCCTGATAAGTTAGATCGTAAAGAAGTGATTAAGAACACTAGGTTGAATGCCCAATTGGCATCAGAAAGTTCTAAAGGTGATGAAATCAGAGCAAAGATTGCtgagaagaaaaaggaacAAGGGTTACATTCAGCAGAACTACCTGAACATTTGAAATGGgatgaaataaatttgtaCAAAAATGAACAAGAGAAGAGTGCTACTatgaaaattgatgaacCTAAAACACCATACGAAGGAGGTTTTAACCCTGAAGGAGAGTATTATAGGGAGGATGACGACAACGAAGGTAATGGAAATGGTGAAGTGGACGATATTCCTGCTTTTGAATTAGGGGAAGGAGAATTTGACAAATTACCTCATGAAACTCTGGGTTCTCTCCATGGTAGTCGAGTGATTAAAGATACCAATCACCAGGAGAAAGAACaggatgaagaagatgattcTGGAGAAAAGGAATTGACAGCAGAAGAGAAGCATAGAAGGTTTGAAGAAATGAGAAAGCAACATTATCATATGAAAGGGTTACCATTGAGacaaaaaatagaaataccGGACGAAGACGATGAAGAGTAG
- a CDS encoding 60S ribosome maturation factor, putative (Similar to S. cerevisiae SDO1) has protein sequence MAVINQPNSQIRLTNVSLVRMKKGKKRFEIACYQNKVQDWRSKVEKDIDEVLQIPQVFINVSKGQVANNDDLQKCFGTTNQDEIIAEILNKGEIQLNEKERNANLQQKQNEFLNIISTKCINPRSKKRYPPSMIEKALNEVKFHLNPTKQTKIQALDAIKLLVEKQIIPIARAQMKVRITLSKKAYLKSFQDEIKPVIDQIVEEDNNGKQFEIVGIIDPINYRVLVTLIENTDGSNKVAKGEGSIEVLDMSAIKEQS, from the coding sequence ATGGCGGTAATTAATCAACCAAATAGTCAGATTAGACTTACAAATGTTTCCTTAGTTCGAATGAAAAAGGGGAAGAAAAGATTTGAGATTGCATGTTATCAAAATAAAGTTCAAGATTGGAGACTGAAAGTGGAGaaagatattgatgaagtgTTACAGATCCCACAAGTTTTCATAAATGTTTCCAAAGGTCAAGTTGCCAATAACGATGATTTACAGAAATGTTTTGGCACCACGAATCAAGATGAGATTATAGCTGAAATTTTAAACAAAGGagaaattcaattgaatgaaaaggaaagaaatgcaaatttacaacaaaagcaaaatgaatttttaaatataatttccACAAAATGTATAAATCCAAGATCTAAAAAGAGATATCCTCCAAGTATGATTGAAAAGGCATTGAATGAAGTCAAGTTTCATTTGAATCCTACCAAACAAACTAAAATTCAAGCATTAGATGCCatcaaattattagttgaaaaacaaatcataCCCATTGCCAGAGCTCAAATGAAAGTGAGAATCACATTATCCAAAAAGGCATACTTGAAATCTTTTCAAGATGAAATAAAACCTgttattgatcaaattgtGGAGGAAGATAACAATGGAAAACAATTTGAGATTGTTGGTATTATAGATCCTATAAATTATAGAGTCTTGGTCacattaattgaaaatacaGATGGAAGCAACAAAGTTGCCAAGGGGGAAGGGTCTATAGAAGTATTAGATATGTCTGCCATAAAGGAACAAAGTTAA